The window TGTCCAGGCTttgttcttcgtttctgaCGCTTTGAGGCTCCTGGTGAACCCCCGAAACCGCGAGAAACAGTGGACGGGGCAGCGGACACGGCGAGGGATCGCTGGGCGGACACCCGTCTCTGAGTGGCAACCAACCGGCGAGTCGCTCGTGTGCTCTCGTGTGCCTTTCTTCAGTGGTTTTGGCTAGCCTGCGGAAACCGACAACGAGGGTGACCTCGCCAGGATCCGTTTCGAGGATCCGTTTCGGCAATTGGGACTGCACGCGAACCCCCGCTTTTCCAGTTCCCTCTAAAGCGTTCTGTTGCACTGAAGAGAAGCCAGAGCGAAAACCTCCACGGGAGACGGGACCAGTGCCTGGGAAACCGCGGATTTCTGAATCCGGTGCTCCCTGGCGCGTGGACATACACCGGAGGTAGAGAGAGCCTAACGGCAGATGTGCATTCGCTTCTGCCTGCGTGGTTTCGCCGCACCATTCCTACTTTTCTGTACCTCTGGGCAAGATCACCGACTCCCTACGGCAGCTGCATGTGGCAGCTTAAAATAAACTGCATTCGAGTGGCGAATCTGCGAACGGCACTCGTTGGCGTCTGTTGCCGTACGTCGCTCTCATGCCAGCACcgagttctctctccacatatatgtatgtataaaAATATACATATGTCGGTATATTTGTGCAAGTGCATCCCACGTTTCTTCGTAGAGGAATACAGATCTGGGTGGGTTTCGGGACCAGGCAGTGTAAACCATGCGCGaggcaagagaaagcgagactgTCCCTTTCCTGGGCTAGGCGATGTCCGCGAGGATCCTTCGCCGTCCGGCGCCCTGCGTCGGGAGGTTAGCGTCTAAGCTGTATGACTGAGCATCAGATGCGCACTTTGAAGCTGCATTCTGTTTTCGACGCCTGTCCAGTGCTTCTGCGATTCACAAACTTTTCCCTCGAAAGGCACGGCACCACAATGGCGACTCGCAGTCGTCAGCGCGCGTGCGTTTCCCGaaacggaagcgagacgcagggCGTCTCAAGAGGAAAtaagagagaggcaaaacgcgagagagcagaacCGATACCAGGGCGGGGCAAGGAAGCGTTTTTTGCGAGTTCCTAACCTGTTTTCAGAAGCCTGACATACGTCGCACATAGGGCCGTTCAACTCCCTATTTACACCACCCTAAACGAAAAAAATCAGCGCCGCTGTGCCACGGCATACCACGTGACCACGCACTCCACATGTACACCACGATACGGCTACATGCACACACCGCAACGTGGATCGAGTTCGCTCTACGCATCTGCGTGCGGACACGTGGAGAGACGTGCGCGCACACAGCCACTGGTGCTCGTTTGAGAAGGTTTTGTCTTCCTGCTCCCGTTTGATCTGTGTATTGGTCGCAGTTGCGAACCCGGGAAGCATTTCTGCGAAAGACGGCCCAGTCGGGGGGGAAAGTGGATTTCCTTGCGATTTCGGCCGCTCCTCCACCGGTTGCCAACTGGCCGCTAGCCCCTCTCGGCATGTATCCCTTGATCTCGTCTTTGTTCCCGATGTTCCCTTTGGTTGACGATCCCCCAGCGCCTGCCTTAGTCCTGTAGACGGCGCGCGAGTCTCCTCGCCCGTCactcgcgccgccttccctcgctccgccccccgctctccctctctcccgcccgcGTTTTGACAGAAATTGAGCCTTCGTCACGGCCGCCTCGCCGAACAGCCGACCTCGAGTGTACTTACACCTGCCAGAGTCGCTAGCTGCGCGCCCCGCCTGCCGCGTCGTCGATAACGAGGAGCTCTTCCGGAATTGTGGAatcgccgtcttcgcggtGGCTCTTCCCCACAATGTCTTGTTTTCGTCCTTCGCCGCTCTGGCCCTCCGCGCTCTCCTTGTGGGCCTTTCCGGCCCAGACGGCTGGCACCGCCGTCGACGGCAAGTTCTcgctccgcgtctccagagacggaacgaaaagaaagcagTCTGTGCCCTTCCCCGGAGCTGACCGCAGGACGAGCTCGCCGCCAAAGTACTGCATGTAGGCGCGACTGAGCAGCAGTCCCACTCCGCAGcccgagacgcgcacgccTTCGAGGCGCTTCTGAAGCGTATCTCCCTCGCCCGTGGAGGCACGGAGAGCGGTCGCCGCTgccgtttccgcttctgtATCCGAGGCGACAAAGCTcctccttcccgtctcgcccccCATGAAGAGCGTCGCTGCGTCCTTCATCGCTTGGCCGTCTTTGTTCAAGCAGTTGAAGATCCCGCGTTTTTTGTCCTCGCGGATCCCCACTCCCCGATCAGATATCCGAATCCACATCCCCCCCGGCACCGGCATGAGGACGCAGTCCACCGGGGTCTCCTCTCGACCGAAGCGgacgctcctctccctcgcggacgcgtcctcgtcgtcttctctcttttgcagCGTCGCCTGCATTGCGTTCTTCAGGAGTTCCGCGAGCACGTAGCGCAGAATTGGCGAGGGGAAAACAACGTGTGCGGCGACCGGCTGCACGAGACTCTTCGTCTCGGCGGGGAActgcggcggcgacgcagcgctTCCTCGCAGCGCCTGGCTGACTTCGCCGCCTCCATGCGGCGCGGCCTCAAGTGTGAAGACGCGAACGGGCGGCGCGGTCCCCGCCACGCCGCGACACAGACTCTGAGCCTGTTGGATTGCAGCTCGGAGTTGCGCGGCCGGTTGACAGCGGCGATCCATGACCCCAATAACTTGAGGGAGAGACCCGCCAAGCGCGTCCTCTTCCGTGCCGCAGCCGCCTTCCCAGTCTCCCAGCGCCGCCGTGTCTCGGCTCTCGAGCGCCGCAGACGTGTGTGCAAAGCGAACCTTGGTGGAGCCTCGCGGTCCCCCGGGGCTTTCCGCGTGGGGAAAGCCCGGGGGGACCGCGTGCAAGGGGATAGAGAGAGTCGAGGGGAAATGGAGCCGGAAGCACGCCGCCTGGCAACACGCGTCCGGAGTCGGGAGCGACGCGGAGCAACGGCCAGGGAAGGGGCGCGTCTGCGGCCACCGCGCTTGCATCTGGTGGTGCAAGTGGTCAAAGTGACACAGCAGCACGCCTAGACTGACATTCCGCACGAGGAAGGCCTGGAGGCTGTGCTCGAGTTGGCTCTCGTactgctgaagaaggaaggagccCTCCGCCTTGATTTTTTCGCCCCCTCTTCCACCAGCTTCCCTCAG is drawn from Neospora caninum Liverpool complete genome, chromosome X and contains these coding sequences:
- a CDS encoding putative pyruvate dehydrogenase kinase — its product is MPQRRMRFASLLAPVPETPEQQSRTTRFLLHELRARFAAQISTLQALGALLDQARAAVHNLRKPGAFFYEPSPRADASEGGPSTVQSGAEQRAAVSTAPRLEGMLKMAHETLLQQYAILLPEGRGEATAPGDASGAAGSAAGRWKKGSLRFQQDFLALVPALRSLHARVVALVVAGARQQFQEAWTQLEKLREAGGRGGEKIKAEGSFLLQQYESQLEHSLQAFLVRNVSLGVLLCHFDHLHHQMQARWPQTRPFPGRCSASLPTPDACCQAACFRLHFPSTLSIPLHAVPPGFPHAESPGGPRGSTKVRFAHTSAALESRDTAALGDWEGGCGTEEDALGGSLPQVIGVMDRRCQPAAQLRAAIQQAQSLCRGVAGTAPPVRVFTLEAAPHGGGEVSQALRGSAASPPQFPAETKSLVQPVAAHVVFPSPILRYVLAELLKNAMQATLQKREDDEDASARERSVRFGREETPVDCVLMPVPGGMWIRISDRGVGIREDKKRGIFNCLNKDGQAMKDAATLFMGGETGRRSFVASDTEAETAAATALRASTGEGDTLQKRLEGVRVSGCGVGLLLSRAYMQYFGGELVLRSAPGKGTDCFLFVPSLETRSENLPSTAVPAVWAGKAHKESAEGQSGEGRKQDIVGKSHREDGDSTIPEELLVIDDAAGGARS